The following coding sequences lie in one Chelmon rostratus isolate fCheRos1 chromosome 2, fCheRos1.pri, whole genome shotgun sequence genomic window:
- the kbtbd8 gene encoding kelch repeat and BTB domain-containing protein 8 — protein sequence MAASGEVGKLLQVQNGTPPSTNYNGVDAVHACNILQQLKALYDEAQLTDIVVEVDHGKTFSCHRNVLAAISPYFRSMFTSGLTESSQREVRIVGVESESMHLVLDYAYTSRVTLSESNVQALFTAASIFQIPALQDQCAQFMISRLDPQNCIGVYMFADAYGHQELRERSQDYIRKKFLCVSWEQEFLQMTKEQLVSILNNDDLNVEKEEHVYESIVRWLEHDLPGREAHLGEVFSQCIRLPLLDEAFLSRIPAPFACALSLSKDPAEAKARLTGTNGCPQRLGMTASEMVICFDAAHKHSGKKQTVPCLDTATGRVFKLCKPPNDLREVGILVSSENDIYIAGGYRPSNSEVSIDHRAESDFWQYEHAGNRWLPRAPLLRARIGCRLVHCCGKLYALGGRVYEGDGRNALKSVECYDARDNCWTAVSPMPVAMEFHSAVEYRDRIYVLQGEYFFCFDPRKDYWSHLAPMSVPRSQGLAALYKNCIYYIAGICRNHQRTFTVEVYDIEKNTWSRKRDLPFDQATSPYIKAMLLQGKLHLFVRATQVMVEEHVFRTSRKNSLYQYDDEADEWTKVYETPDRLWDLGRHFECVVAKLYPQCLQKVL from the exons ATGGCTGCCAGTGGAG AGGTAGGGAAGCTGTTACAAGTACAAAATGGGACACCTCCAAGCACCAACTACAACGGGGTAGATGCTGTTCATGCCTGTAACATCCTTCAGCAGCTCAAAGCCTTGTATGATGAAGCACAGCTCACAGACATCGTCGTAGAAGTGGACCACGGCAAGACTTTCTCATGTCACCGAAATGTCCTTGCAGCAATCAGTCCGTATTTTAG GTCCATGTTCACCAGTGGCCTTACAGAGAGCAGCCAGCGTGAGGTCAGAATTGTTGGGGTGGAATCAGAATCCATGCACCTCGTCCTAGACTATGCCTACACATCCAGGGTCACGCTCTCTGAGTCCAATGTCCAGGCCCTGTTCACTGCAGCCAGCATTTTCCAGATTCCTGCCTTGCAGGACCAGTGTGCCCAGTTCATGATCAGCAGACTGGACCCCCAGAACTGTATTGGGGTCTACATGTTTGCTGATGCCTATGGACACCAGGAGCTGAGGGAGCGCTCTCAGGACTACATCCGCAAGAAG TTCTTGTGTGTGTCGTGGGAGCAAGAGTTCCTCCAGATGACCAAGGagcagcttgttagcatttTAAACAATGATGACCTCAACGTGGAGAAAGAAGAGCATGTTTATGAGAGCATTGTCCGCTGGCTGGAGCATGATTTGCCAGGCCGTGAGGCCCACCTAGGTGAGGTTTTTTCCCAATGCATCCGTCTGCCCTTGCTGGATGAGGCCTTCCTCAGTCGGATACCTGCCCCCTTCGCTTGTGCCCTGTCCCTGTCCAAGGACCCTGCTGAGGCCAAAGCCCGCCTCACTGGCACCAATGGTTGCCCACAGCGCCTGGGTATGACCGCTTCTGAGATGGTCATCTGCTTCGACGCTGCTCACAAACACTCAGGGAAGAAGCAGACGGTGCCTTGCCTGGACACAGCCACAGGAAGGGTATTCAAGCTCTGCAAACCACCCAATGATCTCCGGGAGGTCGGCATCTTGGTGTCATCAGAAAATGACATCTACATTGCTGGAGGTTACAGACCAAGCAACAGTGAGGTGTCCATAGACCATCGAGCAGAAAGCGACTTCTGGCAATACGAACATGCAGGCAACCGATGGCTTCCACGTGCACCTCTGCTGAGAGCGAGGATAGGCTGCAGACTTGTGCACTGCTGCGGGAAGCTTTATGCACTGGGAGGCCGAGTATATGAAGGTGATGGGCGAAATGCATTAAAGTCAGTGGAGTGCTACGATGCCAGGGACAACTGTTGGACAGCAGTCAGTCCTATGCCAGTGGCCATGGAGTTTCACAGTGCTGTGGAGTACAGGGACCGCATCTATGTCCTCCAAG gtgaATATTTCTTCTGCTTTGATCCCCGTAAGGACTATTGGAGTCATCTTGCCCCAATGAGTGTCCCTCGAAGTCAGGGTCTGGCTGCCTTGTATAAAAACTGCATCTACTACATCGCTGGCATCTGCAGGAACCACCAGCGCACCTTCACTGTGGAGGTCTACGACATTGAGAAGAACACATGGAGCCGCAAGAGAGATCTGCCCTTTGACCAAGCCACAAGCCCGTACATAAAGGCCATGCTGCTGCAAGGCAAGCTACACCTGTTTGTACGAGCCACGCAGGTCATGGTGGAGGAGCACGTGTTTCGCACCAGCCGCAAGAACTCCCTTTACCAGTATGACGATGAGGCAGATGAATGGACCAAAGTCTATGAGACACCCGACCGCCTCTGGGATCTGGGTCGCCATTTTGAATGTGTGGTGGCCAAACTTTACCCACAGTGTCTACAGAAAGTGCTTTGA